The genomic window TTGTGGTGGAAAGTTTTTTCGGTGTGGGATGGGCCCGCGGCCTATCAGCTTGTTGGTGGGGTAATGGCCTACCAAGGCGGCGACGGGTAGCCGGCCTGAGAGGGTGGACGGCCACATTGGGACTGAGATACGGCCCAGACTCCTACGGGAGGCAGCAGTGGGGAATATTGCACAATGGGCGCAAGCCTGATGCAGCGACGCCGCGTGGGGGATGACGGCCTTCGGGTTGTAAACCTCTTTCGCAAGGGACGAAGCGTTTTGTGACGGTACCTTGAGAAGAAGCACCGGCTAACTACGTGCCAGCAGCCGCGGTAATACGTAGGGTGCGAGCGTTGTCCGGAATTACTGGGCGTAAAGAGCTCGTAGGTGGTTTGTCGCGTCGTCTGTGAAATTCCGGGGCTTAACTCCGGGCGTGCAGGCGATACGGGCATAACTTGAGTGCTGTAGGGGAGACTGGAATTCCTGGTGTAGCGGTGGAATGCGCAGATATCAGGAGGAACACCGATGGCGAAGGCAGGTCTCTGGGCAGTAACTGACGCTGAGGAGCGAAAGCATGGGGAGCGAACAGGATTAGATACCCTGGTAGTCCATGCCGTAAACGGTGGGCGCTAGGTGTAGGGGTCTTCCACGACTTCTGTGCCGTAGCTAACGCATTAAGCGCCCCGCCTGGGGAGTACGGCCGCAAGGCTAAAACTCAAAGGAATTGACGGGGGCCCGCACAAGCGGCGGAGCATGTGGATTAATTCGATGCAACGCGAAGAACCTTACCTGGGCTTGACATACACCAGATCGCTGCAGAGATGTAGTTTCCCTTGTGGTTGGTGTACAGGTGGTGCATGGTTGTCGTCAGCTCGTGTCGTGAGATGTTGGGTTAAGTCCCGCAACGAGCGCAACCCTTGTCTTATGTTGCCAGCACGTGATGGTGGGGACTCATGAGAGACTGCCGGGGTGAACTCGGAGGAAGGTGGGGATGACGTCAAATCATCATGCCCCTTATGTCCAGGGCTTCACACATGCTACAATGGTCGGTACAACGCGCAGCGAACCTGTGAGGGTGAGCGAATCGCTGAAAGCCGGACTCAGTTCGGATTGGGGTCTGCAACTCGACCCCATGAAGTCGGAGTCGCTAGTAATCGCAGATCAGCAACGCTGCGGTGAATACGTTCCCGGGCCTTGTACACACCGCCCGTCACGTCATGAAAGTTGGTAACACCCGAAGCCCATGGCCCAACCACCGTGTGTGGGGGGAGTGGTCGAAGGTGGGATCGGCGATTGGGACGAAGTCGTAACAAGGTAGCCGTACCGGAAGGTGCGGCTGGATCACCTCCTTTCTAAGGAGCAGTATTTTATTTTTCTCTTTTTTGTTGAATGTGGTGCTCACAGGTTGATGCCCCGCGCGCCAGTAGTTGGTGTGTGGTGGTGTGGGTGCTACCCCGGGTGGAGATCACACATGGGCATGATCACCGCGTGTGCGCCGGATGTGCACGGATGTGGTGGTGATGGATCAGCGTGTGCGCAATGGGCAAGCAGTATGAGTAGAGCAACAAAAAGTTTTGTCGTCCCGCCGGTGTGGTTGGGGTGTGTGGGTATTGGTGCGCTGTTGGGTGTCTGGGGCAACACGATTGTCCTTGTTGGATCATGGCACACTGTGCTGGCTGCCTGTGTGGTGGTTGGTTGGTGTGTGGTGGTGTTGTGTGAGAACTGTATAGTGGACGCGAGTAATTCTTTATTCTGTGAATTAAGTATTGTTTGTTGTGCTATGACCATCACTGTGTGTGGTGGTTGTGGTGTGTGAAGGTTTGTTTGTTTGTGTGTGACCGCGCTTGCTGTGGCAGGTGTGGTTGATTCGTTGTGTCCGGTGCATGACTGGCTGCCGTTGTGGTGGTTGGTGTGTGTTGGAAGGGCACACGGTGGATGCCTGGCATTTCGAGCCGATGAAGGACGTGGAAGGCCGCGATAGGCCTCGGGGAGTTGTCAATCAAGCGTTGATCCGAGGGTGTCCGAATGGGGAAACCTGGCCACTGTGATTGGTGGTGACCCTAGTGTGAATGCATAGCGCTAGTGGGGGTAGACGTAGGGAAGTGAAACATCTCAGTACCTACAGGAAGAGAAAACAATTGTGATTCTGCTAGTAGTGGCGAACGAACGTGGATGAGGCTAAACCGTATGCGTGTGATACCTGTGCCAGGGTTGCGTGTGTGGTGTTGTGGGCGTGGCTGTTCGTGGTGGCATGACACGAGAGCATGATTGATGCTGTAAGCGGAAGTGGTGTGGAATCGCCTGCCGGAGAAGGTGAGAGTCCTGTACGTGAATGCAGTGTTGGTGGTGTTGGGCCATGTGTTATACCCCGAGTAGCAGCGGGCTCGTGGAATCTGCTGTGAATCTGCCGGGACCACCCGGTAAGCCTAAATACTCGAAATGACCGATAGCGGATGTAGTACCGTGAGGAATGGTGAAAAGTACCCGGGAGGAGTGAAAGAGTACCTGAAACCGTGTGCTTACAAACCGTCAGAGCCGTGCTTGCGTGCCCTGTTGTGGGGTGTGTGGGTGGTGATGGCGTGCCTTTTGAAGAATGAGCCTGCGAGTCAGCGGCATGTCGCGAGGTTAACCATGAGTGTGGGTAGCCGTAGCGAAAGCGAATCCTAACTAGGGTGAGTGTTAGTGGCATGTCCTGGACCCGAAGCGGAGTGATCTACCCATGGCCAGTGTGAAGCAGCTGTAAGAGGTTGTGGAGGCGCGAACCCACTTAGGTTGAAAACTGAGGGGATGAGCTGTGGGTAGGGGTGAAAGGCCAATCAAACTCCGTGATAGCTGGTTCTCCCCGAAATGCATTTAGGTGCAGCGTTGTATGGTGCTTCCTGGAGGTAGAGCGACTGGTTGGTTGAGCGGGACTACCATCTTAGCAATGTCAGCCAAACTCCGAATGCCAGTGAATGCTAGTACAGCAGTGAGACTGCGGGGGATAAGCTCCGTTGGTCGAAAGGGAAACAGCCCAGATCGCCGGTTAAGGCCCCTAAGGGTGTACTAAGTGGAAAAGGATGTGGGATCGCGAAGACAGCCAGGAGGTTGGCTTAGAAGCAGCCATCCTTGAAAGAGTGCGTAATAGCTCACTGGTCGAGTGGTTCTGCGCCGACAATGTAGTGGGGCTCAAGTACACCGCCGAAACCGCGGCAACACACCTGTTGTGGTGTGTTGGGTAGGGAGCGTCGTGCACTGCGTGGAAGCATCCGAGTGATCGTGGTGTGGAGTGTGCGCGAGTGAGAATGCAGGCATGAGTAACGAATGAGCAGTGAAAACCTGCTCCGCCGAATGACGAAGGGTTCCTGGGTCAAGCTAATCTTCCCAGGGTGAGTCGGGACCTAAGGCGAGGCCGACAGGCGTAGTCGATGGACAACCAGTTGATATTCTGGTACCTCACAACAGCCGTCCATGACGAAGCAGTGGTACTAACCACCCACCCCAACCCGCAACAACCACTTGTGGTTGTGTGGTGTTGGGTGTGCGTGGGACCTTCATTGGTAGTAGTCAAGCGATGGGGTGACACAGGTTGGTAGCCACGCCACGAGGTTGGTTTTCGTGGTGTAAGCGTGCAGCCCGCCTACTAGGCAAATCCGGTAGGCATCATGGGTCAGGCGTGATACGAATCCCACTATGGGTGGGGAAGGTGGTGATCCTGGACTGTCGAGAAAAGCCTCTAGCGAGGATGTTGTGAGCCCGTACCCCAAACCGACACAGGTCGTCAAGTAGAGTATACTCAGGCGAACGGGTGAACTGTGGTTAAGGAACTCGGCAAAATGCCCCCGTAACTTCGGGAGAAGGGGGGCCACCGAAGATCACCAGCCCATGCGGTTGGTTGGTGTTTGGTGGTCGCAGAGAATAGAGGGAAGCGACTGTTTATTAAAAACACAGGTCCGTGCGAAAACGTGGAAGTTGATGTATACGGACTGACGCCTGCCCGGTGCTGGAAGGTTAAGAGGACCTGTTAGAACCCCTGTGGGGTTCGAAGCGGAGAATTTAAGCCCCAGTAAACGGCGGTGGTAACTATAACCATCCTAAGGTAGCGAAATTCCTTGTCGGGTAAGTTCCGACCTGCACGAATGGCGTAACGACTTCCCTGCTGTCTCAACCACAGGCCCGGTGAAATTGCAGTACGAGTAAAGATGCTCGTTACGCGCGGCAGGACGAAAAGACCCCGGGACCTTCACTATAGCTTGGTATTGATATTCGGTTCGGTTTGTGTAGCATAGGTGGGAGACGTTATCAGCACACCACGCCAGTGGGAGTGTCAGTCACAGGTGAAATACCACTCTGATCGAATTGGGTATCTATCAACCTCGGCCCATGATCTGGGTCAGGGACAGTGCCTGGTGGGTAGTTTAACTGGGGCGGTTGCCTCCTAAACAGTAACGGAGGCGCCCAAAGGTTCCCTCAGCCTGGTTGGCAATCAGGTGGTGAGTGTAAGTGCACAAGGGAGCTTGACTGTGAGAGTGACAACTCAAGCAGGGACGAAAGTCGGGACTAGTGATCCGGCATCGACGAGTGGAAGTGGTGTCGCTCAACGGATAAAAGGTACCCCGGGGATAACAGGCTGATCTTCCCCAAGAGTCCATATCGACGGGATGGTTTGGCACCTCGATGTCGGCTCGTCGCATCCTGGGGCTGGAGTAGGTCCCAAGGGTTGGGCTGTTCGCCCATTAAAGCGGCACGCGAGCTGGGTTTAGAACGTCGTGAGACAGTTCGGTCTCTATCCGCCGCGCGCGTAGAAACTTGCAGAAGGCTGTCCCTAGTACGAGAGGACCGGGACGGACGTACCTCTAGTGCGCCAGTTGTCACGCCAGTGGCACGGCTGGTTGGCTACGTACGGAAGGGATAACCGCTGAAAGCATCTAAGCGGGAAGCCTGTTTTAAGATGAGGTTTCAATATCAGGTGCCCGGTAGACCACCGGGTTGATAGGCCAGAACTGGACATACCGCAAGGTCATGCAGGTGACTGGTACTAATCCACCGAACAACACACCAAACACAACCCGCAAAACAACCAAACCCCAAAAAACAACACACCCCGCAAAACAACACACAATCACCCGCGTCCACTATGCAGTCACTGACACAACACCGCCTGTGCATGCACACCCAACACACACAAGAACGTGTCGGTGGTTATAGCATCGGGGCAACGCCCGGACCCATTCCGAACCCGGAAGCTAAGCCCGACAGCGCTGATGGTACTGCACCCGGGAGGGTGTGGGAGAGTAAGACACCGCCGACCAACAACTTCAAGATGCTTAAAGCCCCCGCAAGGGGGCTTTAAGCATTTCTAGGATAGGCGCCGTATGGCTTCATCAATCACATGATCCTGCTTGCAAAACGCGAAGCGTATCTTGCTTCGCCATGGCTCCGGATGGTCACAGAAAACCTCCAAAGGAATAGCGGCCACACCGCGGTCTTTTACAAGCTCCATGCAGAAATCCATACCCGTGGTATTACTCAACGCCGCAAAGTCGGCCACCAGGTAGTACGTCCCGGGGCTGTAATGCACCCGGAAGCCTGCTTTCCTCAACGCCGCACTTAGCTTGTCGCGCTTCTTTTCTAAGGATCGCGACAAATCATCTGCCCAACTCTGCTCGTGGTTCAAGGCGTGTGCCACAGCCGGTTGAAACGGAGTGGCACCCACGAAGGTCAAGAATTGTTTAGCCTGCGCGATAGCTTCGAGCAGCGGTGGCGGAGCGATCGCCCAGCCAGTCTTCCATCCGGTGGCGTTGAAGGTCTTGGCGGCTGAAGACACCGTAACGGTTCTTTGCGCCATTCCCGGATAGGTACAGGTGGGGCGGTGACGTGTGGCGTCGAAAAGCAAATGCTCGTACACCTCGTCTGAGAGCACCAATAAATCATGCACGCAGGCGATCCTGCTAATTTCGCACATTGTCTCAGAACTGAAGACGCTGCCGGTGGGGTTATGGGGATTGTTAATCACAATCATCGCTGTCTTAGGTGTAATAGCAGCTTCAATTGCAGCGGGATCAAGTTCCCAGGTATCGCCCTTTGCTTGCAACGACACTGCAACTCTTGTGGCGCCCGCTAGCGCAACTGCTGCCGCATAAGCGTCGTAATAGGGCTCGATAAGGATTACTTCCTGGCCGGGCTCCACAAGACCCATAATTGTCGCAGTGATAGCTTCGGTAGCCCCAACGGTGACGAGCACCTCGGACTCAGCGACGTCGAGGTCGTAACGTCGTTGATGGGAGGCGATGGCTTGGCGCAGCACAGGCATCCCAGGACCTGGAGCGTACTGATTGTTCCCCTCAGCGATCTCACGCTGCGCAATCTGCAGCATGGAAGCGGGCCCGTCTTCATCGGGAAATCCCTGCCCCAGGTTCACCGCATCGCATTGTGCGGCTTTGGCACTCATGGTGGCAAAAATCGTTTGTTGGAATTCTTCGAGGCGCTGCACCATTAGCGAAGCTCCATCAGATCGAACTTCGTCTTGCGCACAGCTTCCAATTTGTCCATGTTCTTTTCCAACTTCTGCCATTGATCGTGCGGGATGGCCTTTTGAGCTCGCTTGACCACGGCGGGATCTGGCGTGCCCCAAGCAATAGGCATGGGGGTGATCTGATCCCAAGTGGAGGTGTTTCGTGCAGAACGCTGACCCGTTACCGCCACAGAAGGCACTTTTTCGCCAACGGTGCGCTCATGTTGCTCCAAGTTCGTCACGGTGCGGGCGGCCAGCCCCCAGCGCGGAGGAAGGGATCCATCCTGGTTCATGTTCACCAAAGCCAGCAGCACGATGTCGCGCGGATTCACCTTGGCGATTACGGCTGGGGCGAGCTCGTAGGCGTCGTAAAGCTGCTGAGGTTTGCCCACCTGCTTCGGGATAATCGGGATCATGGCAAAGCTAATGAGACCCAAAATTCCGAATACAAATAGGATAATCAGTCCCATTCCGCCTTGGAGCCAAAAGTAGAATCCAGCGCCAATCGCAAACTGCAAAATGCCAAAAATGAGTGCCGAAAGTTGGAGTCGCCTGGTGTCTTTGAGCAATTCATTGTTTTGCCGCGCGTATTCATTATCAACCTGGAAAGAGAAATTCATAGTGTTGAGCCTATCTTGGGAGATTTGAATTCAAGTCGTCTGCGTCCACGATCCGGTATGCATAACCTTGCTCAGCAAGGAAGCGCTGGCGATGTGCCGCGTACTCGGCATCAATGCTGTCGCGGCTGACGATGGAATAGAAATGCGCCTGGTTCGCCTTCGCCTTTGGGCGCAGCAAACGCCCCAATCGCTGAGCTTCTTCCTGCCGCGAACCGAAGGTACCCGACACCTGAATGGCCACCGAAGCTTCGGGCAAATCAATGGAGAAGTTTGCCACCTTACTCACCACCAAGGTGCGCAAGCTGCCTTCCCTGAACTGCTGGAACAGTTCCTC from Corynebacterium gerontici includes these protein-coding regions:
- a CDS encoding pyridoxal phosphate-dependent aminotransferase, which encodes MVQRLEEFQQTIFATMSAKAAQCDAVNLGQGFPDEDGPASMLQIAQREIAEGNNQYAPGPGMPVLRQAIASHQRRYDLDVAESEVLVTVGATEAITATIMGLVEPGQEVILIEPYYDAYAAAVALAGATRVAVSLQAKGDTWELDPAAIEAAITPKTAMIVINNPHNPTGSVFSSETMCEISRIACVHDLLVLSDEVYEHLLFDATRHRPTCTYPGMAQRTVTVSSAAKTFNATGWKTGWAIAPPPLLEAIAQAKQFLTFVGATPFQPAVAHALNHEQSWADDLSRSLEKKRDKLSAALRKAGFRVHYSPGTYYLVADFAALSNTTGMDFCMELVKDRGVAAIPLEVFCDHPEPWRSKIRFAFCKQDHVIDEAIRRLS
- a CDS encoding DUF3239 domain-containing protein → MNFSFQVDNEYARQNNELLKDTRRLQLSALIFGILQFAIGAGFYFWLQGGMGLIILFVFGILGLISFAMIPIIPKQVGKPQQLYDAYELAPAVIAKVNPRDIVLLALVNMNQDGSLPPRWGLAARTVTNLEQHERTVGEKVPSVAVTGQRSARNTSTWDQITPMPIAWGTPDPAVVKRAQKAIPHDQWQKLEKNMDKLEAVRKTKFDLMELR